A genomic segment from Acipenser ruthenus chromosome 5, fAciRut3.2 maternal haplotype, whole genome shotgun sequence encodes:
- the LOC131737185 gene encoding prolyl endopeptidase-like, translating to MSSKDKRFLAINCNSKSCSEMHLVECRSSLLPPVLVQPRTAGLIYHVEHSEGQLYILTNAGPAHEYQLPQWACALEPGLNSQLSSNTFHFLLSSPAQPPRALFYSLCENHLYQQQEEQAMACRTDYQMSRIEAQSMNVTVCAPVQRTRD from the exons ATGAGCTCCAAGGACAAGAGGTTCCTCGCCATTAACTGCAACAGCAAGAGCTGCTCGGAGATGCACCTGGTTGAGTGTAGGAGCTCTCTCCTCCCCCCTGTGCTGGTACAGCCTCGCACTGCAGGGCTGATCTATCATGTAGAGCACAGCGAGGGCCAGCTGTACATCCTCACCAACGCAGGGCCAGCCCATGAGTACCAG CTGCCACAGTGGGCTTGTGCTCTAGAACCTGGGTTGAACTCACAGCTCAGCAGCAACACCTTCCACTTCCTGCTGTCCTCTCCTGCCCAGCCTCCGAGAGCTTTGTTCTATTCACTGTGTGAAAATCACCTCTACCAGCAACAAGAGGAGCAGGCAATGGCATGCAGAACTGATTACCAGATGTCACGCATAGAGGCCCAAAGCATG aACGTCACAGTTTGCGCTCCTGTACAAAGAACTCGGGATTGA